One Chitinophagaceae bacterium C216 genomic window carries:
- the steT_1 gene encoding Serine/threonine exchanger SteT, with amino-acid sequence MSAEKLKQSLSLFDGTMIVAGSMIGSGIFIVTADMVRNVGSAGWLIALWILTGAMTVFAAITYGELSAMYPKAGGQYVYLKEAYNPFTGFLYGWSFFSVIQTGTIAAVGVAFSKFAGYFIPALTMADENIIFQIGDWFKLYPAQLVSIALIIFLTYVNTRGIREGKLIQSIFTLAKLFSLFALIVFGLLMAAKVDIWNANWATGFDFKFTEPVRDESGSQIGWSVFKEPASIFLMIGLISSAMVGSVFSSVAWENVTFIAGEIKNPKRNVGLSLFLGTLIVTIVYVLTNVMYIAVLPLFPEASEAAAAFPTESATPNVAFPLQDRVATAAASNIFGVYGTAIIAVMIMVSTFGCNNGLILTGARVFYTMAQDKLFLPQAAQLNKNAVPQWALWAQGIWASILCLSGKYGILLDYVVFITLVFYILTIIAVFRLRKKRPDAERPYKAFGYPVIPVIYILMAGTMALGLLIYKPTTSLVGLLIVLVGVPLYYIAMQKQKA; translated from the coding sequence ATGTCTGCAGAAAAACTCAAACAGTCTCTAAGCCTTTTTGATGGAACTATGATTGTGGCTGGTTCCATGATTGGTTCCGGAATCTTTATCGTAACAGCCGACATGGTACGGAATGTGGGGAGTGCCGGCTGGTTGATTGCATTATGGATATTAACCGGTGCCATGACCGTTTTTGCTGCTATAACATATGGGGAGTTATCTGCAATGTATCCTAAAGCGGGCGGACAGTACGTGTATCTTAAGGAGGCTTACAATCCGTTTACGGGTTTTTTGTACGGATGGAGCTTTTTTTCTGTTATACAGACGGGTACCATCGCTGCCGTAGGAGTCGCATTTAGCAAATTTGCCGGTTATTTTATTCCAGCGCTTACTATGGCCGATGAAAATATTATTTTTCAGATAGGAGATTGGTTTAAGTTATATCCGGCGCAGCTAGTATCTATAGCATTGATTATTTTTCTTACCTATGTAAATACGCGGGGTATTCGGGAGGGCAAATTGATTCAGTCAATATTTACGCTTGCTAAATTGTTCTCGCTATTTGCATTGATTGTATTCGGCCTACTAATGGCGGCCAAGGTCGATATATGGAATGCCAATTGGGCTACCGGTTTTGATTTTAAGTTTACCGAGCCTGTAAGGGACGAGTCGGGCAGTCAGATTGGCTGGTCGGTATTTAAAGAGCCGGCTTCTATATTCTTAATGATCGGATTGATAAGTTCTGCTATGGTGGGATCCGTATTCAGCAGTGTGGCCTGGGAAAACGTCACTTTTATTGCCGGTGAAATAAAAAATCCTAAACGTAACGTGGGGTTGAGTCTTTTTCTGGGAACCCTAATTGTTACCATTGTATATGTGCTTACTAATGTAATGTACATTGCTGTATTGCCTTTATTTCCTGAAGCATCGGAAGCTGCTGCTGCCTTCCCTACCGAATCCGCAACTCCCAATGTTGCATTTCCGCTTCAGGATCGTGTAGCCACAGCGGCAGCATCTAACATTTTTGGGGTATATGGTACGGCTATTATTGCGGTAATGATTATGGTTTCTACATTTGGATGTAATAATGGATTGATTCTCACTGGAGCAAGAGTCTTTTATACGATGGCTCAGGATAAATTATTTTTACCTCAGGCCGCCCAGTTGAATAAAAATGCCGTACCTCAATGGGCACTCTGGGCTCAGGGCATCTGGGCTAGCATTCTTTGCCTAAGTGGCAAGTACGGAATACTGCTGGATTATGTAGTATTTATTACACTGGTGTTTTATATTCTTACAATTATCGCTGTATTCAGGTTACGCAAAAAACGTCCCGATGCCGAAAGGCCTTATAAAGCTTTCGGTTATCCGGTTATTCCTGTCATTTACATATTAATGGCCGGAACTATGGCGCTAGGACTGCTGATTTATAAACCGACCACTTCATTGGTGGGATTACTCATAGTACTGGTAGGCGTACCCCTCTATTACATCGCCATGCAAAAGCAGAAAGCCTAG
- the hemN gene encoding Oxygen-independent coproporphyrinogen III oxidase, whose translation MDAHLINKYNIPGPRYTSYPTVPYWDTDLFTVDKWIDTLQRSFAEINNNSGISVYIHLPFCESLCTFCACHKRITKQHNVEAPYIDTLLKEWQMYCDVLGSRPQIKELHLGGGTPTFFSPENLKRLIESLFASADIAAQPEFSFEGHPNNTTQQHLKALYELGFRRVSFGVQDYDPRVQKTIHRIQPFEKVKEVTEAARNIGYESISHDLVFGLPHQTWESMKNTIEKTKLLQPDRIAFYSYAHVPWIKGVGQRGFGENDLPSAELKRALYERGKNLLEEKGYVEIGMDHFALPSDSLYKAIQNKTLHRNFMGYSSSYTQVMIGLGMSAISDSWYAFAQNDKSVEAYTARVKEGRLPVFRGHILSEEDLVVRRHILNIMCNLETSWKEKAMQLPEIPQIVNRLQEMQQDGLVTLKKDGLKVTEAGRGFVRNIAMAFDLRLLRKQPETRIFSMTV comes from the coding sequence ATGGACGCTCATCTTATCAATAAATACAATATCCCGGGGCCTCGATATACCAGTTATCCTACTGTTCCATATTGGGATACGGATTTGTTTACTGTTGATAAATGGATAGATACTTTACAAAGAAGTTTTGCCGAAATTAATAATAACTCAGGCATTAGTGTTTACATCCATCTACCTTTTTGTGAGAGTCTTTGTACATTCTGTGCCTGTCATAAGCGTATTACCAAGCAACATAATGTTGAGGCGCCTTATATCGATACATTGCTAAAGGAATGGCAAATGTATTGCGATGTATTAGGTAGTCGTCCTCAAATAAAAGAGCTGCACTTAGGCGGAGGTACTCCTACATTTTTTAGTCCCGAAAATTTAAAAAGACTTATCGAATCTCTCTTTGCATCGGCAGATATTGCAGCTCAGCCCGAATTTAGTTTCGAGGGGCATCCTAATAATACTACTCAACAACATCTAAAAGCGTTGTACGAATTGGGATTTCGCCGAGTGAGTTTTGGTGTGCAGGATTATGATCCCCGTGTGCAAAAAACTATTCATCGTATTCAACCTTTTGAAAAAGTAAAAGAAGTCACCGAGGCAGCTAGGAATATCGGTTATGAAAGTATTAGTCATGATCTGGTGTTTGGATTACCACATCAGACTTGGGAAAGCATGAAGAACACGATTGAAAAGACTAAGCTGCTTCAACCCGACCGAATTGCATTTTACTCGTATGCTCATGTGCCTTGGATTAAGGGAGTGGGACAACGAGGATTTGGCGAGAACGATCTTCCTTCGGCAGAATTAAAGCGTGCTTTGTACGAGCGAGGAAAGAATTTACTTGAAGAGAAAGGATATGTGGAAATAGGAATGGATCATTTTGCTTTGCCTAGCGATAGCTTGTATAAGGCTATTCAAAACAAAACGCTCCATCGCAATTTCATGGGCTATTCCTCATCATACACTCAGGTGATGATTGGGTTGGGCATGTCTGCTATTAGTGATAGTTGGTATGCATTTGCGCAGAATGATAAGTCTGTGGAAGCTTATACAGCTCGCGTAAAGGAGGGTAGATTGCCCGTATTTCGAGGCCATATTTTAAGCGAGGAAGATCTTGTAGTACGTAGGCATATCTTAAATATCATGTGCAATCTGGAAACATCTTGGAAGGAAAAAGCAATGCAGCTACCCGAAATTCCCCAGATTGTGAACCGCCTTCAAGAAATGCAGCAGGATGGACTAGTAACGTTGAAGAAAGATGGATTAAAAGTTACAGAAGCAGGAAGAGGATTTGTGCGGAATATTGCTATGGCATTTGATCTGAGGTTACTTAGAAAACAACCCGAAACCAGAATATTTTCAATGACGGTATAA
- a CDS encoding Alpha-L-rhamnosidase, giving the protein MRYITIACLLLQSFILLGQSLRVTALHCEYVITPLGIDVPQPVLGWKLESDQYNKSQSAYEIEVASSLQLINQGKADMWRSGKIKSRQSIGIVYQGRTLTSFSRYYWRVRVYDEKGLASGWSDITWFETAMLHATDWKAHWINDGKKIPEKDEDFYKEDPMPVFKKVFTTDKQIRSARLYITGAGYYEAYLNGKKISDDALTPGWTNFDKRILYRTYDVTALVSSGKNIIGVQVGNGWYNPLPMRFWGKYNLRDALTTGRPSVIAQLRIMYVDGTISEIITDHSWQYQEGAVIKNNVYLGETYDARNVTQWLSDTEMHNGKQAMVVEGPKGKLVADLQPQVRVKRIVKPVAINEVSKGVYVADMGENFAGVAQIKVNAPRGTRISLRYGEDVYNDGQLNGMTTVAGQIKKGNGGPGAPPIAWQQDCYIAAGNDIEVWSPRFTFHVFRYVEIKGWPGVPTPDDISGLVMHADVSVSGAFECSNDLFNKIQENVLRTFKSNIFSVQSDCAGREKFGYGGDLFCTLESFCYNFDMHNFYRKVLQDFEDDQRPLGGIPETAPFVGLHDKGPGDQSGPLGWQLGYPYLVEKLYEFYGDKRVIEKHYASLQKQIAFLEKNARDFLYDEDISDHESLEVKPEALTASLFYYHHAMLMERFSRLLDKNTDTERYARLCAQIKEAILHKFYKGDGVFDNGTQAAQIFPLWYDIINTDEKNQIRDRMKEAFEKKQNHVHTGIFATKMMFDVMRRENEQELAYTIVNQKDYPGWGHMIEKGATTIWETWKYSDNVYSQNHPMFGSVTEWFYRSILGINASEPAFRSFSIKPFIADDLNYAKGYYDSPYGRIICDWKKERNDFILKVSVPVNTTALIYLPCHAQYAQHVKELITSNVPLKYVKREKKYLVFKAGSGTYQLRSILK; this is encoded by the coding sequence GTGCGTTATATTACGATTGCTTGCCTGTTACTACAGAGTTTTATTTTATTAGGTCAGTCCTTAAGGGTCACCGCGCTACATTGCGAGTATGTGATTACTCCTTTGGGAATCGATGTCCCGCAGCCCGTACTTGGCTGGAAATTGGAAAGTGATCAATACAATAAATCGCAATCAGCTTACGAAATAGAGGTGGCATCATCCCTACAATTAATTAATCAAGGGAAGGCTGATATGTGGCGTTCAGGAAAAATAAAATCTCGGCAAAGTATTGGTATTGTTTATCAAGGCCGCACCCTGACTTCTTTTTCCAGATATTATTGGCGTGTTAGAGTGTATGATGAAAAGGGGTTGGCATCTGGATGGAGTGATATTACTTGGTTCGAAACGGCAATGCTTCATGCCACTGATTGGAAGGCGCACTGGATAAATGATGGTAAAAAGATCCCGGAAAAGGATGAAGATTTTTACAAGGAAGACCCCATGCCGGTATTCAAGAAAGTGTTTACAACAGATAAACAGATTCGCTCTGCACGTCTATATATCACCGGTGCCGGATATTACGAAGCGTATCTCAATGGTAAAAAAATAAGTGATGATGCACTAACGCCCGGTTGGACCAACTTTGATAAGCGCATCTTGTATAGAACCTATGATGTAACAGCGTTAGTAAGCTCCGGTAAAAATATCATAGGTGTGCAAGTGGGCAACGGCTGGTATAATCCACTACCGATGCGTTTCTGGGGCAAATACAATCTTCGCGATGCATTAACAACAGGTCGCCCTTCTGTAATAGCTCAGTTACGGATAATGTATGTAGACGGTACGATAAGTGAGATTATTACAGATCATAGCTGGCAATATCAGGAGGGGGCTGTGATAAAGAATAATGTATACCTAGGAGAGACTTATGATGCACGCAATGTTACCCAATGGCTCTCTGATACTGAAATGCACAATGGCAAACAGGCTATGGTTGTTGAGGGCCCTAAAGGCAAACTAGTGGCTGACCTACAGCCCCAAGTTAGAGTAAAAAGAATTGTTAAACCCGTTGCCATTAATGAGGTATCAAAAGGAGTATATGTTGCAGATATGGGAGAAAACTTTGCAGGTGTCGCTCAAATCAAAGTAAATGCGCCGCGCGGAACCCGTATATCGCTACGTTACGGCGAGGATGTGTATAACGATGGACAGTTGAATGGTATGACGACGGTGGCAGGACAGATCAAAAAAGGAAACGGAGGACCAGGCGCTCCCCCTATAGCTTGGCAACAAGACTGTTATATTGCTGCAGGAAATGACATTGAGGTATGGAGTCCAAGATTTACGTTTCATGTATTTCGATATGTAGAAATAAAGGGATGGCCTGGAGTTCCTACTCCTGACGATATTAGCGGACTGGTTATGCATGCCGACGTATCTGTTAGCGGTGCGTTTGAATGTTCAAATGACTTATTTAATAAGATACAAGAAAATGTACTGCGTACTTTCAAAAGCAACATTTTCAGTGTACAGTCTGATTGTGCAGGAAGAGAAAAATTTGGTTATGGTGGAGATCTGTTTTGTACACTAGAGTCTTTCTGCTACAATTTTGATATGCATAATTTTTACCGAAAAGTATTGCAGGATTTTGAGGACGATCAACGCCCTTTAGGGGGTATACCCGAAACGGCTCCTTTTGTAGGCTTACATGATAAAGGGCCGGGAGATCAATCAGGGCCTTTAGGCTGGCAACTCGGATATCCCTATCTTGTAGAGAAACTGTATGAATTTTATGGGGATAAAAGAGTAATTGAAAAACATTACGCTTCTTTACAAAAACAGATTGCTTTTCTAGAAAAAAATGCTCGCGATTTTTTGTATGACGAGGATATCAGCGATCATGAATCTCTGGAAGTAAAACCGGAAGCCCTCACAGCTTCTTTATTTTATTACCATCATGCTATGTTGATGGAACGTTTTTCCCGCTTATTAGATAAAAATACAGATACAGAAAGATATGCCCGGCTGTGTGCACAAATTAAAGAAGCCATTCTGCATAAATTTTATAAAGGAGATGGTGTGTTTGATAATGGTACACAGGCTGCACAGATTTTCCCACTATGGTACGATATCATTAATACAGATGAAAAAAATCAGATTAGGGATAGAATGAAGGAGGCTTTTGAAAAAAAACAAAATCATGTGCATACAGGCATTTTTGCTACGAAAATGATGTTTGATGTAATGCGCAGGGAAAATGAACAGGAATTAGCTTACACTATCGTCAATCAAAAAGACTATCCAGGTTGGGGGCATATGATTGAAAAAGGGGCAACTACTATATGGGAAACCTGGAAGTATTCCGATAATGTATACTCACAAAACCACCCTATGTTTGGTTCCGTTACGGAATGGTTTTATCGCTCTATTTTGGGAATTAATGCTTCTGAACCGGCCTTTAGGAGTTTTAGTATAAAGCCTTTTATTGCTGATGATTTGAATTATGCTAAAGGCTATTATGACAGCCCTTATGGAAGAATTATTTGTGATTGGAAAAAAGAGCGTAATGATTTTATTTTAAAAGTTTCTGTTCCTGTCAATACAACGGCGTTGATTTATCTGCCTTGCCATGCTCAATATGCGCAACATGTAAAGGAGCTGATAACCAGTAATGTGCCCTTAAAGTATGTAAAGCGTGAAAAGAAATATCTGGTATTTAAAGCGGGTTCAGGAACCTATCAGCTACGAAGCATTCTAAAATGA
- the smc_1 gene encoding Chromosome partition protein Smc, translating into MRLKSLEIKGFKSFADKTIVNFDQNVTGIVGPNGCGKSNIVDSIRWVIGEQKISALRSENLDSLVFNGSKTRSASGVAEVSLTFENTKNLLPTEFNTVRITRKFYKSGESEYRLNDVQCRLRDIQNLFMDTGISTDSYAIIALDMVDDLIRDKDNSRRKMLEQAAGISIYKTRKKEAKQKLDATEQDLNRIEDLLFEINNQLKALESQAKKAEKYHEIKKEYREVSIELAKAALEGFNLTYKELTEQQEVESEKVQQLEAELQAQEAALQEEKDAFVEKERALQSMQHAFNELQQKVRTKEGDRNLAVQRLQYLKEKQNSLQEFLDKSDAQLKGIRESIVFTEQQIAEEEKAYQGLVEQLENYKTEVEEKRGVLDSRRNALDEMRLENQQIQRSQFDAEKKVAIADTSIQNLQHTIQQIEQEIEQRAATFETLEAEKLQKEQLLSEQKQSLEQLQAHYEYTKEQILQTQQILDALRNELAEETRKLDAKKNEHDLLKSMIDSMEGYPESVKFLHRNKDWNYNAPILSDIIYVKEEYRTALENVLEPYLNYYIVENLQQGMEAVHLLDNHKKGKANFFILDKIHEAVSGSPTHTLENAIPALSVVEVDEKYSNLARHLLGNVFIAEGEEALNNSNGFIVIEKSGRYVKGKHTLTGGSVGLIEGKKIGRAKNLEKLQQDIAAQEAVVQELKTKIQTKHNEVIAFNEDLRENAIKETEKAIQELSNQVFSLQNKMENIQAQQSAARNRLDDLNEQLQQTQASVESVRRELQEYNEMLQQNANKLSETEEAFRSAQGAHEEALSYYNEFNLNVTRQQSKINALKQELTFKCNQLEELEKQIEQSTQQLAGTNEDIAQNEAALVAVEEELQQLMQAREEDKKVLDDADQAYYSLRNQLNEKESELRQKAKEKEQAEHLLIAIKDKLNELKLQLAGTKERLNVEFKIQLEDILDEARTTEISADELQEKADRLKKRLENLGEVNPTAIEAFTEMKKRYEFIVEQKNDLINAKESLLKTIEEVESTANQKFLDTFNQVRENFKKVFKSLFTEDDQCDLVLEDPDNLAETGIDVIAKPKGKRPTSLTQLSGGERTLTATALLFAIYLIKPAPFCILDEVDAPLDDANVGKFTNMIREFSNNSQFIIVTHNKTTMSAVDVIYGVTMQEPGVSKLVSVDFRSLAEAG; encoded by the coding sequence GTGAGATTAAAGAGTCTGGAAATAAAAGGTTTTAAGAGTTTTGCAGATAAGACCATCGTGAATTTTGACCAGAATGTTACAGGTATTGTGGGGCCTAACGGATGTGGGAAGTCGAATATCGTCGATAGTATCCGTTGGGTAATTGGCGAACAGAAGATTAGTGCCTTGCGTAGTGAAAACCTCGATAGTCTGGTCTTCAACGGCTCCAAAACCCGTTCTGCTAGTGGTGTGGCTGAGGTGAGCCTCACTTTTGAGAACACAAAAAACCTCTTACCTACCGAATTTAATACGGTTCGTATTACCCGTAAATTTTATAAAAGCGGCGAAAGTGAATACCGTCTGAACGACGTACAATGTCGTTTAAGAGATATTCAAAACCTGTTTATGGACACAGGGATCAGTACCGATTCCTATGCCATCATAGCATTGGATATGGTGGATGATCTGATCCGTGATAAGGATAACAGCCGCCGCAAAATGCTGGAGCAGGCTGCAGGTATTTCTATCTATAAAACCCGAAAAAAAGAGGCTAAACAAAAGTTAGATGCTACTGAGCAGGATTTGAATCGTATCGAAGACCTACTTTTCGAAATCAACAACCAGCTCAAAGCGCTCGAGAGCCAAGCTAAAAAAGCTGAAAAATATCACGAAATCAAAAAGGAATATCGTGAGGTGAGCATTGAGTTGGCTAAAGCGGCACTAGAAGGTTTTAATCTTACTTATAAGGAACTGACCGAGCAGCAAGAGGTTGAGAGCGAAAAAGTACAACAACTGGAAGCTGAGCTGCAGGCCCAGGAAGCCGCATTGCAGGAGGAGAAAGACGCTTTTGTAGAGAAAGAGCGCGCATTGCAAAGTATGCAGCATGCTTTTAATGAGTTGCAGCAAAAAGTACGCACCAAGGAAGGCGACAGAAATCTGGCGGTACAGCGTCTGCAATATCTTAAGGAAAAACAAAACAGCTTACAAGAATTTCTGGATAAATCCGATGCCCAGTTAAAAGGTATCAGAGAAAGCATTGTTTTTACCGAGCAACAGATAGCAGAAGAAGAAAAAGCCTATCAAGGTTTGGTAGAGCAGCTGGAAAATTATAAAACAGAAGTAGAAGAGAAACGCGGGGTACTGGATTCAAGGCGTAATGCACTTGATGAAATGCGCCTAGAGAATCAACAAATACAGCGCAGCCAATTTGATGCGGAGAAGAAAGTAGCTATCGCCGATACTTCTATTCAGAACCTGCAGCACACCATACAGCAAATTGAGCAAGAGATAGAACAGCGTGCAGCTACATTTGAGACCCTCGAGGCGGAAAAATTACAAAAAGAACAATTGCTCAGCGAGCAAAAACAATCGTTGGAACAGTTGCAGGCGCATTATGAGTATACAAAGGAACAAATTCTGCAAACCCAGCAAATATTGGATGCGTTGCGTAATGAACTAGCCGAAGAAACCCGTAAGCTGGATGCCAAAAAGAATGAGCATGATTTGTTGAAGAGCATGATTGATTCCATGGAGGGCTATCCGGAAAGCGTGAAGTTCCTGCATCGCAATAAAGATTGGAATTACAATGCTCCGATATTATCGGATATTATCTATGTAAAAGAAGAATACCGTACAGCTCTCGAAAATGTACTGGAACCATATCTGAACTACTATATTGTGGAAAACCTACAGCAGGGAATGGAAGCCGTGCATCTGCTGGATAATCATAAAAAAGGCAAAGCCAACTTCTTCATACTAGATAAAATTCATGAGGCAGTTAGCGGATCCCCTACGCATACATTGGAAAATGCTATTCCGGCTTTAAGTGTTGTAGAGGTGGATGAAAAGTATAGTAATCTTGCCAGACACCTTCTAGGTAATGTATTTATAGCAGAAGGCGAGGAGGCTTTGAACAATTCCAACGGCTTTATTGTGATTGAAAAGAGTGGTCGTTATGTAAAAGGTAAGCATACACTTACCGGAGGAAGCGTGGGGTTGATTGAAGGAAAGAAAATCGGACGCGCAAAAAATCTCGAAAAACTACAGCAAGATATTGCTGCACAGGAAGCAGTAGTGCAAGAGCTGAAAACAAAAATTCAGACAAAACACAATGAGGTAATTGCTTTTAACGAGGATTTGAGAGAAAACGCCATAAAGGAAACCGAAAAAGCTATACAGGAACTATCGAACCAGGTGTTCTCTCTTCAAAATAAAATGGAGAATATTCAGGCACAGCAGAGTGCAGCCCGCAACAGACTGGACGACCTGAATGAGCAATTGCAGCAAACCCAAGCTTCGGTGGAGAGTGTGCGCCGCGAACTGCAGGAGTACAATGAAATGCTACAGCAAAATGCCAATAAGCTTTCTGAAACAGAAGAAGCTTTTCGTTCTGCACAAGGCGCCCATGAAGAAGCACTGAGCTACTACAATGAGTTTAATCTGAATGTTACACGTCAGCAAAGTAAAATCAATGCTCTTAAGCAGGAGCTGACATTTAAATGCAATCAGCTTGAAGAGCTGGAAAAGCAAATAGAACAAAGCACGCAACAGCTTGCCGGTACCAACGAGGACATCGCTCAGAATGAAGCTGCATTAGTAGCTGTTGAAGAAGAGCTGCAACAGTTAATGCAGGCACGAGAAGAAGATAAAAAGGTGCTGGATGATGCAGATCAAGCTTATTACAGTTTGCGCAATCAGCTAAATGAAAAAGAAAGCGAACTGCGGCAGAAGGCTAAGGAAAAAGAACAGGCAGAGCATTTGCTGATTGCTATAAAAGATAAGCTGAATGAGTTGAAATTACAACTAGCAGGAACAAAGGAGCGCTTGAATGTAGAGTTCAAAATTCAGCTGGAGGACATACTGGACGAGGCACGTACTACCGAAATCAGTGCAGATGAGCTGCAAGAAAAAGCCGATAGGCTGAAGAAACGTCTCGAAAATCTGGGTGAAGTAAACCCCACAGCTATTGAGGCTTTCACCGAGATGAAAAAGCGCTATGAGTTTATCGTAGAACAAAAGAACGACCTCATTAATGCCAAAGAGAGTTTATTAAAAACAATTGAGGAGGTAGAGTCTACCGCCAATCAGAAATTTCTGGATACTTTCAATCAGGTGCGTGAAAACTTTAAAAAGGTATTTAAATCGTTGTTTACTGAAGATGACCAGTGCGATTTGGTTCTTGAAGATCCGGATAACCTAGCCGAAACAGGTATTGATGTTATTGCAAAGCCTAAGGGTAAAAGACCTACATCCTTAACGCAGCTGAGCGGAGGAGAAAGAACCCTAACTGCTACCGCACTGCTCTTTGCCATTTATCTTATCAAACCGGCTCCATTCTGTATTCTGGATGAGGTGGATGCTCCACTGGACGATGCCAATGTGGGTAAGTTTACCAATATGATCCGTGAATTCAGTAACAACTCGCAATTTATTATAGTAACGCACAATAAAACTACTATGAGTGCCGTTGATGTGATATATGGTGTAACCATGCAGGAGCCTGGGGTAAGTAAGTTGGTGAGTGTAGACTTCAGGAGTTTGGCTGAGGCAGGGTAG
- the hemL gene encoding Glutamate-1-semialdehyde 2,1-aminomutase, whose product MYSYETSKALFERAQHSIPGGVNSPVRAFKSVGGTPLFIKKAKGAYLYDEDGNQYIDYIASWGPLILGHAYEPVVKAIQEQATYSTSYGAPTELEIKMAELIKSLVPNVDLIRMVSSGTEACMSALRVARGYTGRNKFIKFEGCYHGHADSFLVKAGSGVATFNIQTVPGVTAAIANDTLTCAYNDLEAVKRLVAEHPNEIAAIIVEPVAGNMGCILPQPGFLEGLRQICDEEKIVLIFDEVMTGFRLALGGAQERLGINADLVTYGKVIGAGMPVGAFGGKREIMEVVAPLGNVYQAGTLSGNPIAMIAGYTLLSELKNHPSLLQELDTKTKYLKDGLDKVLSEWGHPYTINHFGSMISVHFSNKPVTDFASAAACDIELFKKFFHAMLQRGVYLPPSAFESWFLNNALSYEDLDKTIEAVRESLKTIS is encoded by the coding sequence ATGTATAGTTACGAGACAAGTAAGGCTTTGTTTGAAAGAGCACAGCATTCTATACCCGGAGGCGTTAATTCGCCGGTACGTGCTTTTAAAAGTGTAGGAGGTACACCATTATTTATAAAAAAAGCCAAGGGCGCTTATTTGTATGATGAAGATGGCAATCAGTATATCGATTATATCGCTTCTTGGGGCCCGCTTATTTTAGGGCATGCTTATGAGCCAGTTGTAAAAGCTATTCAGGAGCAAGCCACATACTCCACCTCATATGGTGCACCTACGGAGCTTGAAATAAAAATGGCAGAGCTGATAAAATCACTGGTGCCAAATGTGGATTTGATTCGTATGGTAAGTAGCGGTACTGAGGCGTGTATGAGTGCACTGCGAGTGGCTAGAGGTTATACAGGCAGAAACAAGTTTATTAAATTCGAAGGATGTTATCACGGCCATGCCGATTCTTTTCTGGTGAAAGCGGGTAGTGGTGTAGCAACTTTCAATATACAAACAGTGCCGGGTGTTACTGCCGCCATAGCAAACGATACGTTAACCTGCGCTTATAACGACCTCGAAGCGGTAAAGCGTCTGGTTGCAGAACATCCTAATGAAATTGCCGCAATTATTGTTGAGCCAGTGGCAGGCAATATGGGCTGTATTTTGCCTCAGCCGGGCTTTTTGGAAGGATTGCGTCAGATTTGTGATGAAGAAAAGATTGTGTTGATTTTTGATGAAGTAATGACCGGTTTTCGCTTAGCTTTAGGTGGTGCACAGGAAAGATTAGGTATTAATGCCGATTTGGTAACATATGGTAAAGTAATTGGTGCGGGTATGCCAGTAGGTGCTTTCGGTGGAAAAAGAGAAATAATGGAAGTGGTTGCGCCCTTAGGTAATGTATATCAGGCAGGCACATTAAGTGGAAATCCTATAGCAATGATCGCCGGGTATACTTTGTTATCTGAGCTTAAAAACCATCCCTCTCTGTTACAGGAATTAGATACCAAAACAAAATATCTAAAAGATGGGTTAGACAAAGTTTTGAGCGAATGGGGGCACCCTTATACTATTAATCATTTTGGTAGTATGATTAGTGTCCATTTTAGCAATAAGCCTGTTACCGATTTTGCAAGTGCGGCAGCATGTGATATTGAGTTGTTTAAAAAGTTTTTCCACGCTATGTTGCAGCGGGGTGTTTATCTACCGCCTTCTGCTTTTGAAAGCTGGTTCCTTAATAATGCATTGAGCTACGAAGATCTGGATAAAACGATAGAGGCAGTACGTGAAAGTCTCAAAACAATATCTTAA
- the ywnA gene encoding Putative HTH-type transcriptional regulator YwnA, producing the protein MNNTRFATAIHILVLLSKHKEEWIASEWLAGSIGVNPVVVRREIAALKKAGLVESLKGKDGGCRLAKKDKDLLLSEVFTAISHTDLLGKKNKNPNPQCPVGKNINKELDKLYNQIDQTVVQYLKQYTLKEFTRKFG; encoded by the coding sequence ATGAACAATACTCGATTTGCCACAGCGATCCATATTCTTGTTTTGCTCTCAAAACATAAGGAGGAATGGATAGCTTCTGAATGGCTCGCAGGCAGTATTGGTGTAAATCCGGTGGTAGTGAGACGTGAAATAGCCGCACTCAAGAAAGCAGGTCTGGTAGAATCGTTAAAGGGTAAGGACGGAGGTTGCAGACTTGCTAAAAAAGATAAGGACCTCTTACTGTCGGAAGTATTTACAGCTATAAGCCACACTGACCTATTGGGCAAAAAAAATAAAAACCCCAATCCTCAATGTCCTGTTGGCAAAAATATTAATAAAGAGCTAGACAAACTGTACAATCAAATTGACCAAACAGTTGTCCAATATTTGAAACAATATACATTAAAGGAATTTACCCGGAAATTCGGATAA